The stretch of DNA ATCTCAGCGGCTTGTTTCATCAATTTCATGACATTCATGGATCGTTTCCTTTATTCGCGAATTTCTGCGATGTCGCCGTTGAAAAGGTCAATGGTCCGGCGAACCGCGGGATTATCCACCAGCTCGAGCCGCGACACGCGAACCGCGGCATCCTGTGACGACTGCACGGTCTGCGGTTGCGGCGTGGATGGCGTTTCCACCGGCGGCTCTCCGATCGAAAATTCCACAATCACAGGGCGCCGCAACATCTTCTCGATGGCCTTCTGAATTTGCGCCTGATTTCGAGGCGTCCGTACCCGTTCACAACTCTCAGAGAACTCCGGATCGAACGAAATCCGCACTCGATTGCCCTGTACGGCCACAGGGTGAGCATCCTTCAGCCCGGAGCGAATCGCGGGATTTACGGCTCCCAGTTGATCAAGGAGGGTAGGCCACTTCGCCAACAACAGGCGGAGGGATGCTTCGTCATCCATTGCATCCGCGCCATATGACGCCGACTTGGATTCCTTGGGCAGCGCCGAAACCCTTTCGGTCTGGCCTGCAGGCGTGGGCCCTATAGAATCAGGAGCCGATGCCATGGGCGTTGAATTGTTTGTCGGGGGCGTTTCGGACGGCGAACGAGGCGCCGAGACTGTGGAACCCTCGGCTTCCGACCCGCTCGATTCGAGGGCGACCAGGACATCCTCCAAGGAAACTGAGGAGGCGGTTCGCGCGGCACGAACGAGGGCGAGTTCGAGCAACGTGCGTCGCGACAATGAGTAACGCATCTGGGCCTGAACTTCCACCAGAATGTCGCCGATCCTCGATAGCCGTGCGAGGTCCAGGCGAGACGCCTGGGCACGCATCAGGTCCAGCCGAGAACTTTCGCCCGCGGCCTCCGACTCGCCCAACAGTCGGCCTGTACAAGAAACCACCATCAGGTCACGAATGTAGTCGAGCAACTCAACCGATACGCGCATCAAATCCTTCCCCGCCGCGTCCATCTCCGCGATCAGCCTGAAAATACCCGCGGCATCGCCGGAAAGGACTGCGTCCACCAAATTTTGCATCTGCGCCCATGAGACCAGTCCAAATACGGATAACACATCCGACTCACGGATCGTATTCCCACAAAAGGAGATCAACTGGTCCAAAACGGATTCCGCGTCTCGCAACCCCCCTTCCGCGCCGCGCGCGATGGCGAGAGCAGCGTCCGGCTCTAGATCTACCCCCTCCGCCTTCGCAATCTTCTCAAGGGTCTGCGAAATCGCGGAGACCGGGATCCTTCGCAGGTCGAACCGCTGGCATCGGGAAAGAATCGTCGGGGGGATTTTCTGGGGCTCGGTGGTGGCGAAAACGAATTTCACATGCGGAGGCGGCTCCTCCAAGGTCTTTAGCAACGCATTGAACGACGAGATCGATAGCATATGGACCTCGTCGACAATGAAGACCCTGTAGCGCACATGCGCAGGCCGAAATCCGATATTATCGAGGATGATCTCGCGAACGCGGTCGACCTGCGTGTTGGAAGCCGCGTCGAATTCCAGGACGTCGAGGCAGCGCCCCTCCGAAATCGAAAGGCAGGCCTCGCACCGGTTACACGGTTCCGCAGTCGGCCCCTTCTCACAATTGATCGCCTTTGCGTAAATGCGGGCAAGGGTGGTTTTGCCCACGCCGCGCGGCCCGACAAATAGATAGGCGTTCGCCAGGCGTCCTGAACGGACCGCATTGGCAAGCGTCCGCGTCACATGCTCTTGCGCGACCACCTCTTCGAAGCGCTGCGGCCGATACTTGCGGGCTAGTGTTACGTGATGGGTCGTCTGCGGTTCGGGCACGGCAATCTCACCTCAAACAGGTCTCAACTCTGGAACGGGAAACAGCGCGCGCCGCTGCCCCGCCTTTCGCCTGGCCGGGTGTCTGCCACACCCGGGTCGCGATGGCTTACCGTTGCTACCTTCCGGTCCTGGCGGGGTTCGCCTGCTCCCGTCGTCGCAGATCCGGCGCGAAGCGATCGTGAGGTGCGCTCGCGCGCCTTCCTGAACTTCACGACCGTACCCCGGGTCACCCCAACAGGCAAGCTCGCAAAAGCTGACCCTCTTCGATGAATTCGTTGAACGTAGGCGCATGTGTAGTGTCATATAATCATCAGAGCTAGAGGCCTTCGTTGAAATCCGTTCAGTGGATTATTATCGCGATTTACACGGCTGGTCTGGCGGCAGCCGCCCCCGTGCGTTGGGTCGATTTGCCCGTGAAAAATCTTTGTTGTTGCGAGAACTCTTCCAAAGATGCAGGGGGTTGTTGCTGTCAGGATAATACTTCTTCCAGTCGAGATTTAGGAGATTCAACCTGCGCGGGGTCTGCGTGCTCTTGCAAGTCAATGCCAGCGGGATCTACGGCGGCCATTTTACCTCCTCAGGGCGAAGCGCCCGAAATAGGCGCCCCATCCCATTCGGTCTTCCCATCCGACGCCTCGGCGCAATCGCGAACGGATGGCCCACTGGCTCCTCCGCCAATTCGCCCGCTGACCTGACACAAGTAGTTGTACCGGGTTTCAACCCGTTTACGTGTCCAAACAGAAAACGACCCGAATCGGAGGATTCCATGAAATTCATTTTGATGATGCTGTTGAACATGGGGGTTGTTCTTCAGGGGGCATTTGCAGCAGGCTCGGACGCAGAGTCGACAGATGACGCGGCGCGAAAGCCGGCATTGTGCATCTGTTGCAAGTGCGACCCGTGCTCCTGCGAACCTTGCGCTTGCTGCAAGTGCAGCGGCGAATGCAACTGCCCGAAGAAGGGCTGATTCACCAACCCCGATCGATCCGCCCGGCGCCCAGCCGCCGGGCGGATCTTTCTTTTTGCCGCACGACGAAGGGCTGATGATCCTATTTTTCGATCCGCTACAGCCTTTGCTGCCGGCGCCCAATTTGAACCTTCGCAGTTTCTGTAATCAGGGAAGTGTAATCGATGTAGGAAGACCTTTGCAGAGTTGACTTAAATTTTCAGTTTTGCAAAAATTAGTTATAATTTCATATGATCCAACTACTTGCAATTGCTACTACCAACTCAAAATTCCATGTGGTAAATTGATGGCGTGCGTGGCGCTTTCGAGCAACTTCTGCTACCGCTCGGTTCGATTG from Kiritimatiellia bacterium encodes:
- the dnaX gene encoding DNA polymerase III subunit gamma/tau, which produces MPEPQTTHHVTLARKYRPQRFEEVVAQEHVTRTLANAVRSGRLANAYLFVGPRGVGKTTLARIYAKAINCEKGPTAEPCNRCEACLSISEGRCLDVLEFDAASNTQVDRVREIILDNIGFRPAHVRYRVFIVDEVHMLSISSFNALLKTLEEPPPHVKFVFATTEPQKIPPTILSRCQRFDLRRIPVSAISQTLEKIAKAEGVDLEPDAALAIARGAEGGLRDAESVLDQLISFCGNTIRESDVLSVFGLVSWAQMQNLVDAVLSGDAAGIFRLIAEMDAAGKDLMRVSVELLDYIRDLMVVSCTGRLLGESEAAGESSRLDLMRAQASRLDLARLSRIGDILVEVQAQMRYSLSRRTLLELALVRAARTASSVSLEDVLVALESSGSEAEGSTVSAPRSPSETPPTNNSTPMASAPDSIGPTPAGQTERVSALPKESKSASYGADAMDDEASLRLLLAKWPTLLDQLGAVNPAIRSGLKDAHPVAVQGNRVRISFDPEFSESCERVRTPRNQAQIQKAIEKMLRRPVIVEFSIGEPPVETPSTPQPQTVQSSQDAAVRVSRLELVDNPAVRRTIDLFNGDIAEIRE